A window of Melospiza melodia melodia isolate bMelMel2 chromosome Z, bMelMel2.pri, whole genome shotgun sequence contains these coding sequences:
- the LOC134432558 gene encoding coiled-coil domain-containing protein 171-like encodes MTQRALPWTGPDDFSSQKEIEENGSRGIPVRGSAWPLEFLRQSQLGMLEGEHRRDSSRTPFIDFKKPQFGNHEFSPFRQHRFQSTYYMSRYEKEILQLRLELEKGELLRQNLESELKFARKEANLQLYSAEDELCDAKTKVMELQVINDRHQQKASEIDKIAQSDQWQLQAEQQRCAVERDNIQRVHLAELEFLIREKAEAEMAFQKTNAALQSIAKKLKDMEAEHNGCAKVLRLQANSLEIKNKRQERLLKELEAAAVKIKELEDDAAAARLAHVECKYTTDVMQLRIQELEDILNEDQRGRRQALPEGVAREDFREPVNALETGKKASPRQHITYGMEWKDKVEAMRRAQDPNATLVDPTDSFSLHEGSIKEISILLNLYRTLANAQVLSRQTNVPLEELPWTELCALLHENVEALVSNFNKANQRISHLEYMCKHKTDTMNDLQQNQEDALEKMSEQLKAQEHWSQKEKQYLEQQYSNALAEIHARSQECEETVQKNRQKLYGLEQLSDKLAQENNTLKNSLLDAFKARSFLLAASALLSGALCSLYGRLCAMSCQRDILQEQVNQQQLLNHKIVSLLYALPAVMERNQDEVRIRQRRAKSLAYVFRRAVIVALAANRLRGLARYSCTFFVWSDGCRGSPGIQVCLGESRGRHLVTRFGEEGVDCIEAINWLCSSNLYTAMINSISDLEGVLNNQDSELWLSSNSLIGTARNCFAKLMDNLSVLMETVQGNTRGCRAFLERDSLVDRLARGLRRLNAQALEAGLHDRLPSTRNIAILQQEIFEFSRRLHAAEAESRSLYLQLEECRWAFNKMQKDAEKTHRLQTQLSEVQQNINKDNVQEELQNALQREHEAQLLLQEHHQRIQELSNRLESHAFSELSKSQVSPTGLPDAAEELRKRDQALDQQEKLLKEMEQDQKRLWDTLEEAERALDQGIKDKELIIGQMKAVEAALNKAKEQASASSAEAAAPLPSLQLQTLPEEATAGRPEAASLQNVVRSFEDLYSLAASKIDVLRAGRDSLGSTYGSLTAVGSLSAEESSQIHFAPGPATSSPIPITPPAPEVLTPFSVAFHPKQLEDLVLLFLLLLTPFSVTYHPKQLEDLVLLFLLLLTPFSVAFHPKQLEDLVLLFLLLLIYFGLDHPVHLLFLFQLLQHLVHLLRLLRLLFLLRLQLPKLLVHLLH; translated from the exons ATGACACAGAGAGCATTGCCATGGACTGGACCTGACGACTTCTCTTCACAAAAGGAAATAGAAGAAAACG GCAGCCGCGGAATTCCCGTCCGGGGCTCCGCCTGGCCCCTGGAATTCCTGCGGCAGTCCCAGCTTGGCATGCTGGAGGGCGAGCACCGTCGGGACAGCTCCAGAACTCCG TTTATAGACTTTAAAAAGCCACAGTTTGGAAACCATGAGTTCAGCCCCTTCAGACAACATCGCTTCCAGTCAACCTATTAT aTGTCTCGCTATGAAAAAGAAATACTGCAATTAAGGTTGGAACTTGAGAAAGGAGAACTTCTTCGTCAAAATCTGGAGAGTGAACTGAAATTTGCCAGAAAAGAAGCTAATTTACAGCTGTATTCTGCAGAGGATGAACTGTGTGATGCAAAAACCAAAGTTATGGAACTTcaag TAATCAATGACAGACATCAGCAAAAAGCATCAGAGATTGACAAAATAGCTCAAAGTGATCAGTGGCAGCTTCAAGCGGAGCAACAAAGATGTGCAGTGGAGAGGGATAACATCCAGAGAGTACACCTTGCTGAGCTAGAATTCCTCATTAGAGAAAAAGCTGAAGCAGAAATGGCTTTTCAG AAAACTAATGCTGCCCTGCAAAGCATTGCCAAGAAGCTGAAGGACATGGAGGCAGAGCACAATGGCTGCGCCAAGGTGCTGAGGCTCCAGGCCAACTCTCTGGAAATCAAGAACAAACGGCAGGAGAGGCTGCTCAAAGAACTGGAG GCAGCTGCAGTGAAAATAAAGGAACTGGAGGATGATGCTGCAGCAGCAAGACTAGCACATGTAGAATGTAAATACACTACAGATGTCATGCAG TTGAGAATTCAAGAACTCGAAGACATTTTGAATGAAGATCAGCGCGGCAGGAGACAAGCTTTGCCAGAAGGAGTAGCAAGGGAAGATTTCAGAGAGCCAGTAAATGCTCTTGAGACAGGAAAAAAAGC TTCACCAAGACAGCATATAACCTACGGTATGGAATGGAAAGACAAGGTTGAGGCAATGAGGAGAGCTCAAGATCCCAATGCCACATTAGTGGATCCTACAGACAGCTTCAGCCTGCATGAAGGCTCAata AAGGAGATTTCCATCCTCCTGAACTTATACCGGACCCTGGCAAACGCCCAGGTGCTTTCCAGACAGACAAACGTCCCCCTGGAAGAATTACCTTGGACAGAACTTTGCGCACTCTTGCATGAGAATGTTGAAGCCCTGGTCTCGAACTTCAACAAGGCTAACCAGAGG ATATCTCACCTAGAATATATGTGCAAGCACAAGACTGACACTATGAACGACCTTCAGCAGAACCAGGAGGATGCTTTGGAGAAAATGTCTGAACAGTTAAAAGCACAGGAGCACTGGTCGCAGAAAGAAAAGCAATATCTTGAACAGCAGTACTCAAACGCCCTTGCAGAAATTCATGCAAGATCACAG GAATGTGAAGAAACGGTGCAGAAAAACAGGCAAAAACTCTACGGCCTTGAACAACTCTCCGACAAACTGGCCCAGGAAAACAATACCTTGAAAAATTCATTATTAGATGCTTTCAAGGCACGCTCATTCCTGCTGGCAGCCTCCGCACTGCTATCAGGGGCCCTGTGCTCTCTCTACGGCCGACTGTGCGCCATGTCTTGCCAAAGAGACATTCTCCAGGAACAGGTGAACCAGCAACAACTATTGAACCACAAGATCGTCAGCCTCCTTTATGCTCTCCCTGCTGTCATGGAAAGAAACCAGGACGAAGTCAGGATAAGGCAAAGAAGAGCCAAGAGCCTGGCTTATGTGTTCCGAAGAGCTGTGATTGTAGCTCTGGCTGCCAACAGGCTGAGGGGTCTGGCCCGATATTCTTGTACCTTTTTCGTCTGGTCAGACGGATGCAGAGGAAGCCCTGGAATTCAAGTTTGTCTGGGAGAATCCAGAGGCAGGCATCTTGTGACCC GTTTTGGAGAGGAAGGAGTTGACTGTATTGAAGCAATTAACTGGTTGTGTAGCTCTAACCTCTATACTGCAATGATCAATTCTATCTCAGATCTGGAGGGTGTTCTCAACAACCAAG attcagagcTGTGGCTTTCTAGTAACTCGCTGATCGGCACAGCCAGGAACTGCTTTGCAAAACTGATGGACAACCTGAGCGTTCTGATGGAGACAGTTCAAGGGAACACTCGTGGGTGCAGAGCCTTCCTGGAGAGGGACTCCCTGGTAGACAGGCTGGCTCGTGGGCTCCGCAGACTAAATGCCCAGGCCCTGGAAGCTGGATTGCATGACAGACTGCCCAGCACA AGAAACATAGCAATTTTGCAGCAAGAAATATTTGAATTTTCACGAAGGCTTCATGCAGCAGAAGCAGAGTCCCGCTCACTGTACCTGCAGCTTGAGGAATGCAGATGGGCTTTCAACAAGATGCAAAAAGATGCTGAAAAAACCCACAGACTGCAGACCCAATTAAGTGAAGTTCAGCAA AACATCAACAAAGACAATGTACAGGAGGAGTTGCAAAACGCTTTGCAGCGTGAGCATGAGGCACAATTGCTTTTACAAGAGCACCACCAACGGATTCAGGAGCTGAGTAATAGACTGGAATCACACGCATTTTCTGAGCTAAGTAAAAGCCAAGTATCTCCGACG ggcctcccTGATGCAGCAGAGGAGCTGAGGAAAAGAGACCAAGCTCTGGATCAACAGGAGAAACTCCTGAAAGAAATGGAGCAGGACCAGAAGCGGCTGTGGGATACTCTCGAGGAGGCCGAACGTGCCCTTGATCAGGGAATAAA agacaaagagttaatCATTGGTCAAATGAAAGCTGTGGAAGCTGCCCTGAATAAG gcCAAAGAGCAGGCTTCGGCATCAAGTGCTGAAGCAGCCGCACCactccccagcctgcagctgcaGACCCTTCCAGAGGAAGCAACGGCGGGCAGGCCAGAGGCTGCCTCATTACAG AACGTGGTTAGAAGTTTTGAGGATCTCTACTCACTGGCAGCTTCCAAAATTGATGTATTAAGAGCAGGAAGAGACTCTTTGGGCTCTACCTATGGATCCTTAACAGCTGTTGGGAGTCTGTCTGCTGAGG AATCCTCGCAAATTCACTTTGCACCAGGACCAGCTACTTCATCTCCTATTCCTATTACTCCTCCTGCTCCTGAAG TGTTG ACGCCTTTCAGCGTCGCATTTCACCCCAAGCAGCTGGAAGACCTCGTACTCCTGTTTCTACTCCTGCTG ACACCTTTCAGCGTCACATATCACCCCAAGCAGCTGGAAGACCTCGTactcctgtttctgctcctgcTG ACGCCTTTCAGCGTCGCATTTCACCCCAAGCAGCTGGAAGACCTCGTactcctgtttctgctcctgcTG ATCTATTTCGGATTAGACCACCCCGTACACCTACTATTCCTGTTCCAGCTCCTGCAG CACCTCGTAcacctcctccgcctcctccgcctcctgttcctgctccggTTGCAGCTG